Proteins encoded together in one Verrucomicrobiota bacterium window:
- a CDS encoding DUF1553 domain-containing protein — MKRRLHRSIRALGRCLLPLWLVQVLSCPGAEPPGMARAGDHWAFKPLSQNPTPGQRLGKLSSSEAIDALIRAKQREHGLNFVSEAPRFRLLRRASFDLTGLPPSPRDLALFVEDRKPGAWARALDRLLASPHYGERWARWWLDLARYADTNGQDENKVMSNAWRYRDWVIRAFQNNLPIDQFIQLQLAGDLLPAEGLSDAGRHDRWIATGLLVLGPKMLAEQDKPKMALDIVDEQIDTVGRAFLGLTISCSRCHDHKYDPIPARDYYALAGIFKSTRTMEHFDFVSKFNERWLASEEAVSKWRKHRDKTDRLAKEIEAAVRKANEALGKPLPEKPREKYPRDTLLALMALEAEREALKHTAPPEPPRALAVQEGSITNLPVLIRGNPLTPDPLPVPRSFITCAQRSAPAPAVPVHASGRLELAAWLTSSDHPLTARVFVNRVWQAFLGEGLVRSSDNFGLRGEPPTHPELLDWMAAEFIRSGWDLKKLHRAILLSRAYQQDSVTVASNSGRRELRTASATSPSLLSGFPRKRLEGEMVRDALLEVSGQLDRTQGGTLVDWKNNEYTPRDQAPFQSKRRSIYLPVVRDRVYDMFSIFDCANPSVGASRRDATVVSHQALYFLNSPDVVEAAIRLARRATDEAATESGRLAQAHRIALGRDPAPREMRRAREFMVALREVPSKIYASAADPVFAAFCHALLASNEFLYLD; from the coding sequence ATGAAGCGGCGCCTCCACCGATCCATTCGAGCATTGGGACGGTGCTTGCTGCCGCTCTGGCTTGTCCAAGTCCTGTCTTGTCCAGGAGCCGAGCCTCCTGGGATGGCGCGGGCTGGGGATCATTGGGCCTTCAAGCCCCTGAGCCAAAATCCAACTCCGGGCCAGCGACTGGGAAAGCTCAGTTCCTCCGAGGCCATCGACGCCCTCATCCGGGCCAAACAGCGCGAGCATGGCTTGAACTTCGTTTCGGAAGCGCCTCGCTTCAGATTGTTGCGGCGGGCGAGTTTCGATCTGACCGGATTGCCCCCTTCTCCCCGAGACCTTGCGCTGTTCGTGGAGGACCGCAAGCCGGGAGCATGGGCGCGAGCGCTGGATCGCCTGCTGGCCTCTCCTCACTACGGAGAACGCTGGGCGCGTTGGTGGCTCGATTTGGCTCGCTATGCCGATACGAATGGGCAGGACGAAAACAAGGTCATGTCGAATGCCTGGCGGTATCGCGACTGGGTCATTCGCGCCTTCCAAAACAATCTCCCCATCGATCAATTCATTCAGCTGCAGCTTGCCGGTGACCTGTTGCCGGCGGAAGGTCTCTCGGATGCGGGGCGCCATGATCGATGGATCGCCACGGGCTTGCTCGTCCTGGGCCCGAAAATGCTCGCCGAACAGGATAAGCCTAAAATGGCCCTCGACATCGTCGATGAACAAATCGACACCGTCGGTCGCGCCTTCCTCGGGCTCACCATCAGCTGTTCCCGCTGCCACGATCACAAGTACGACCCCATCCCCGCGCGCGATTACTACGCCTTGGCCGGCATTTTCAAATCCACGCGAACCATGGAGCATTTCGACTTCGTCTCGAAGTTCAATGAACGCTGGCTGGCCTCGGAGGAAGCCGTCTCGAAATGGAGAAAGCATCGCGACAAAACCGACAGGCTGGCCAAGGAGATCGAAGCCGCAGTCCGGAAAGCCAACGAGGCGCTGGGAAAACCACTGCCGGAAAAGCCACGTGAGAAATATCCACGCGACACCCTTCTGGCATTGATGGCCCTGGAAGCTGAACGGGAAGCACTCAAGCATACCGCGCCTCCCGAGCCCCCTCGAGCCCTGGCGGTCCAGGAAGGTTCCATCACCAATCTTCCCGTCCTGATCCGTGGAAATCCTCTCACCCCCGATCCACTCCCGGTCCCGAGGAGTTTCATCACTTGCGCACAACGATCCGCTCCCGCCCCCGCGGTACCCGTCCACGCCAGCGGACGGCTCGAACTGGCCGCGTGGCTGACGAGTTCCGATCACCCGCTGACGGCGAGAGTCTTTGTCAACCGGGTCTGGCAGGCCTTTTTGGGTGAAGGATTGGTGCGGAGTTCGGACAACTTCGGACTTCGGGGAGAACCTCCCACTCATCCCGAGTTGTTGGATTGGATGGCGGCTGAATTCATTCGCTCCGGCTGGGATCTCAAGAAGCTTCATCGCGCCATCCTGCTTTCACGAGCCTACCAGCAGGATTCCGTCACGGTTGCCTCGAACTCCGGACGGCGAGAACTCAGAACGGCGTCCGCCACGTCGCCGTCCTTGCTTTCCGGATTCCCGCGCAAACGTTTGGAAGGCGAGATGGTCCGGGACGCGCTCCTTGAAGTTTCCGGCCAACTCGATCGCACCCAAGGCGGGACCCTGGTCGATTGGAAAAACAACGAGTACACGCCGCGGGATCAGGCGCCTTTCCAGTCGAAGCGGCGCTCGATCTATCTTCCTGTCGTCCGGGACCGGGTCTATGACATGTTCTCGATCTTCGACTGTGCCAATCCCAGCGTGGGTGCGTCCCGGCGTGACGCCACCGTGGTGTCGCATCAAGCGTTATACTTCCTCAACAGCCCGGATGTCGTCGAGGCCGCGATCCGCCTGGCGCGCCGCGCTACGGA